The genome window CTTATTGTTGTTGGCTGTTGACAAAGTCACCTGGTCAGAGGTGTGGCCACCCAACGTGCCCAATAAATGTCTGAATTAATTACCAGAAGAGGGAGGAAGCCTGGACGGCCCCTGATGCGATGTGAGTCAGtgctgagagtgaaagtgaaagtgaaatcgctcagtcctgtccgactgtttgcgaccccgtggacttgcgaccccgtggactgtagcccaccaggctcctctgtccatgggattctccaggcaagagtactggagtgggttgccatttccttctccaggggatcttccctatccagggatcgaaaccaggtctcctgcattgcaggcagacgctttaccctcttagccaccagggaagccctaagtgcgGTTCAATTCAACAGACACATTGAGCAGCCCCCTGTGCTGAGCCCTGCAGTATGTACTGGTAACATGAAGATGAATCTGGGAATAGTCCTCCTTTAGGAACCTTCCACGGTTGTGGGGGATCCAGATGAAAGGACAAAATTACAAGACAGAGATAACTACCATGACGAGGGAAGTACATGAGCCTCTGAAATCACAAGCAGACACCCATCCAGAAAATTCCCAGAGCAATTAACTTGAAGGCTGAGTGACGGGACCGTGGGTGGTAAGCGAGTGACGTCCTGTGGACAGCGGGGCCCAGCATGCTCTGGTTGGGTCGGGAAGGGAAACCAGTACGTGGCTCTGGTAGTTGATTGTCAGGGTTACAAAGAGCCTTGTAAACCTAGTTAAGGAGTCTGGAGTTTACCTTTAAAGAAATGTGGGATCACTGAAGTGGTTGATGCAGGTAGTGACTAGATCAGATTTGCacttctgagaaactgctctggtTTCAGAGTTGAGATTGGATTGGGTGAGGACATTCCAGGGAGCCAGGAGCCATGGATCTGACCAGGCATTTAGAATCACCAGGATTTAGTGACTCATTACCTGTGTGTGGGGAGGTTGAGGACATAAGCAGAGTGCAAGATTTCAGTCTAGGTTTCTGGCTCAGATGACTGAGACAGGATGCAGTGGGAAAATGTCCAAGTTGTGGTGTGGGGAGAGATCTTGGGGCTTGGGGACATATGACTGGAGATGTCCCTCCACTGACTAGACTAAGGGTGACATAAGGAAATGTATGAATGTTTGGTGGGGTTAGAGTTGGGCCTGTCTGATTCATCCCTGTGTACCAGCACTAGCCTGATACCCACATTTCCCCAGCCCATATGCATACAGGTCAGGCTTGCCCATCGAGGAATGCTTCAGCAGGGTGACTGGGTAGaacaggtggggaggaggggctgtgAGGAAGGGCTGGTAGTCTAGAAGAGGGATGGGAAAGAAGTCTTTGTCTGCTAGAAACAAATACAGCAGTATTCATGGATGACGTAGGGGGTTTGGGATTCCCAAAGAGGTTTGGCGTTTTTAGAAAACAAGGAGGCAAAAGGGACAGAATTAAGAATCTTGGGAACAGGGCCCTGGTCTTGGGTGTTAAAGAAATGGGGGTGAAGATATCAGGGCAGGAGACTATTTTGTTTAGTATCTGGAAATGAGCTTCAGAAACAGCATTTGAAGTGGTTGGATTCATTACACTTTCAGAGCTGAAGAGACTCAGGGTTCTCCTCATCCATTTTGCCTCCCTATGTCATAGATGACTAAGCTTAAGCTCAgagtggctcaggcggtaaaaaGAGTCTatctgctatgcaggagacccaggttcgatccctgggtcaagaagatcccctgcagaagggaatggcaacctactccagtattcttgcctggaaaatcccatggatggaggagcctggtgggccccaatccatggggtcatgaagcgTCATACGTGACTGAGGACTTAAACACTCAAGCCCGGAGAAGGAAGTGAGATGCCCCAGGAACATAGCTAATAACTTGGCAGCAGTGGGACTGGGTGTTGGGAGGGTGGGAGTAGATCACTCATACTGTCCTGCAGTCAGActgacacggatttgatcccagctgccacttcccaggtggcgctagtggtaaaaaacccacctgccaatgtaggagacataagagacagttcaatctctggatcagaaagatcccctggaggagggcatggcaacccactccagtattcttgcctggagaatcccatggactgaggagcctgatggactacagtcactgggtttgcaaagagtcagacaagactgaagcaacttatcccACAGCACAGCGACTTTCTCACTTCTTGACTGGGTGATCCTTCTTTCTGACCTTTCCTTACCTGTAATGTGGGGATGTTAAGAGCACCTGTGAGCTTTCAGTGGTAGAGGAGTGAGGAGAATCCATCATCAATCCACTCAGGGGTTAGAGTCTGCAACTTCCCATTTAACTTCCTGGTTTACGGAACCACCTTTGGGTTAACCAAACACCCTTGCCAAAGAGCCTGGAGATTTATGGGAAAAGGAGAGAGTCACAGGTCCTGGGCTTATTTTTCTCAAGGCTGAATTGTTTGGCTGCTGTCAGAATGCATCTTTTCTCCCCTTTCCATTCCAGCTAGCATAACTGTCCCTTGGTAGGAGCTGTTGCTATGGCAACTTGGTTCTTCCCCCGAAATCTGGCAGTCTTGAGCTCTCTTAATTCCGGTACTTTAATCTTAGAGATAGAGCCCACAGACAAGTTGAAAAGGAAGTCACACCTAAATCAGACTGAAGGACATTCATATACCCCTGGCCCTGCAATGACCTGCAATCAAGTCTCCAGTTTGGAAATCCAGCTTTCCCTCCAACACTGTAGATCTTTCCCACACCATCAGCCATCGCATCCCCTAGGAGACCTTCCCTGACAGCCTCCAGCACTCATCCACAGAAAGAGCCAATCCCTTTTACCTTTGAGTCTTCCCCCTCAGCACCTACACATTGAAACCATCTGTTTGCTTCTCTCCTCTGTGAGCTCCTCAAGGGCAGGAACTGTGTCATGTTCATCTGCTTAAGAGAAGGCTTGGATGGAATAGGTCCTTCCTACATTTTGTTGGATGACTAGGAAATGAAGAGTAGAGGTGTTTGAAGGTAGAAAATTAACTTCTGTGATCACTAAGTGCAAGCTTCGGGGTAAATCAGATTTGAGTTCAAATCCTGTGACATTATCACTTAATAACTGGTTGATCTTGAGCAACTTAAACCTCACCTCCttaagccttagtttcttcatctggaaaatgggggttTACTACGTTCTTCATAGGATTGCTGTGAAGGTGGAGTTAGTAACTATGTACAGTTAATAGACTGTGAGGGGAGGTCTGCTTGTTCCTCATTGTTCCAGCTGCCTGACACAAAGTAGGTGCATACATgctttattgctgctgctgctgctaagtcgcttcagttgtgcgaccccgtggacggcagcccaccaggctcccccatccctgggattctctagggaagaacactggagtgggttgccattccttctccacatGCTTTATTGAATGGATTTTAAATGATGAAAGGTGTTCAGGAAGCTGGTTTGTCAGATAATAACTGATGTATCACCTCATGTGTAATAATCACTAATAGAGTATTCGGGTATTTTTGTTAGGTCTGTGGGGCAGCACTTAGTATCCCCCAAATGAAGCCTGACCCTCAGTCTCTTTTCAAATCCCTGTCTGCATTGGCCTGTGGGCATCTCCAGGCAGATACTGCGTGGGTCTTACCCACATTCTTAGTGCTCAGCCCAAGAGAAGAGGCCTCTAAAAATTCTGATGAACAGCTAAATCTATGTTTGCACCATACATTACTATTTATGAGGCAGTTTTACACCTGCTGTATTTGGTTTTACTGACCTTGTCACCACCAAGGATATTCCTGTTATTTAATCCCATGGACCCTTATTTTGAAAAAGTACCCATCAAACACATTCCGTTTGTTATGTCATGCCAACTGCAGCCAGAATTTCTGATCTATACgaaataagaatttttatcacCATTCCCAGCACAGGATGCGGACACACAGTAAGTACCAAAGAAATGATTCCTGGATTGAATTTATGTATGGTTTCTTTAACCTTTCTAAAAGGTTGAAAATGCATTTCTCCCTTTTCctgatgccttaaaaaaaaaaaccaaaacaaactatGTCTTATATCTAAGCATTCCTGTCAGGAACTCATGTCTTTACAAAAGCTCCAAATCCTTATTTTATGAATAAGGGATCTGAGGCCTAGGGAAGGGGAAAGTCTTGCCACAGGCCACACACTTCAGCAGTATTGTCCCTGCAGCTTGCTTCCATAGCAGCTTCCTCCACTAATATTAtgtgacctaaatgagaaaattcaAATGCTTGAATTCGGTATTCTTATTTCAAACCAAAATATTTCCCTCCCTTAAAATGCCTACTCTCTGTAGCATAAATAGAACCCCCTTCCATAAGATGGACATTCCAGTAAGCTGAAGCCAGTTGGCTCCTCTAAATTCTGTAGGGTATTATACTTTGGATGAAAATGAATCATGAGCTCCCTGGAGATGGCGCTGTTGGTCACTCTGCCTCTTGTGCCCCCCAGGAATCTCCGGTGGTGGAGCTGAACGTGGGGGGTGAGTTCTATACCACCACCTTGGGCACCCTGAGGAAATTCCCAGGCTCAAAGCTGGCAGAGATGTTCTCCAGCCCCACCAAGGCCTGCCTGGATGCCGAGGGACGCTTCTTCATCGATCGCTGCGGCACCTACTTTGGACCCATCCTGGAGTATCTGCGCAGTGGGCAGCTGCCCACCCAGCACATCCCGGAGGTGTACCGTGAGGCTCAGCACTATGAGATCAAGCCCTTGATCAAACACCTGGAGGACACGCCGCAGATCTTCGGTGAGCAAGTGGCGCGGAAGCAGTTCTTGCTGCAGGTGCCAGGCTACAGCGAGAACCTGGAGCTCATGGTGCGTCTGGCGCGGGCGGAGGCCGTGGCGGCGCGCTGCTCCCGGGTCCTGGTGTGCCTGGTACGGAATGAAAAGGAGGATGCAAACTGCGCAGACGCCCTGCGCTTCCTGGAGGCGAACAAAAGGTCAGTGGTCAAATTCGGGCCTTGGAAGGCAGCCCTGGATATCAGTGACCTCCTGGACTGCCTGAACATGGACATTAAGGCCCAAGGGTACCAGGTATGCTATTCACACAACAGTCCGTTACCAGCCAAGGTCTCCGACTACTTCTATACGTTCAGCTTCAGCTGGTGGTGATCCCCAGGGGCCGGGGCTCTTTGTTATGGGCGGTGGTGGGaagtatgaaattaaaagttgcctTAAAGAGCCATCTTTCTTTAAactacaaacaacaacaacaacaacaacaacacaacacaCAGGagttcccttgtggtccagtggttaagaatccacctgcccaatgcaagtgacatgggtttgacccttgatctgggaatattccacatgctgcaaggcaactaagtctgtgggccagaactactgagcctgccacTCTGGAGGTCTGctcagcaaccagagaagccagcacaatgagaagtctgcccACGAAAGCTGGGGAGTAGCCCACCCTCCagcttgccacaaccagagaaagccagtGCACAACGAAGACACAGTgcagctaaaaacaaacaaataaaatttaaacaaaaaaccaAATAGACATCAAAaatttccatggtggtccagttgAGTTTTGCCACCAAATGTTTGTTTCCCTCTTTGGGTTCTTTCCATCCACTGCAACTGACTCCACTGTACTTGCCTACTGAGGTGCAGCTGTTTTCCTCCTTAAAGTCTCATGTACCTGCCAGACCCTTCCCTGAAGTCTAACAGCAATGTGGGGATGAGTTGGAATGTTTCAACAATGCTTTGGCTGGAGATGTGGGATGACAGCAGAAAAGTAATAGGATGTCATGAATCTAGACAGTCAGACCTAAAAATGTAATCCAGCCAGCCTCAGCTTGTGGTCCACTCTTCTAGCCCTGGTGTCTGCCTTCATGAGGAAGATGCCACTTTAGTACTTGGAGTCAATGCTGCTCAGATCTTCTCTCCTGGGTGCTGTGAATGTTGGCTGCTGAAACCTCACAAGTGTCCTCTTCTGTAGAGCAGGAGTTCTCAAAGTGTGTTTCCTAGACCAGC of Bubalus bubalis isolate 160015118507 breed Murrah chromosome 5, NDDB_SH_1, whole genome shotgun sequence contains these proteins:
- the KCTD14 gene encoding BTB/POZ domain-containing protein KCTD14 isoform X1, which gives rise to MPTAARISDLYEIRIFITIPSTGCGHTESPVVELNVGGEFYTTTLGTLRKFPGSKLAEMFSSPTKACLDAEGRFFIDRCGTYFGPILEYLRSGQLPTQHIPEVYREAQHYEIKPLIKHLEDTPQIFGEQVARKQFLLQVPGYSENLELMVRLARAEAVAARCSRVLVCLVRNEKEDANCADALRFLEANKRSVVKFGPWKAALDISDLLDCLNMDIKAQGYQVCYSHNSPLPAKVSDYFYTFSFSWW
- the KCTD14 gene encoding BTB/POZ domain-containing protein KCTD14 isoform X2 — protein: MSQTSAPDSRPSGRAAPPAGRRTESPVVELNVGGEFYTTTLGTLRKFPGSKLAEMFSSPTKACLDAEGRFFIDRCGTYFGPILEYLRSGQLPTQHIPEVYREAQHYEIKPLIKHLEDTPQIFGEQVARKQFLLQVPGYSENLELMVRLARAEAVAARCSRVLVCLVRNEKEDANCADALRFLEANKRSVVKFGPWKAALDISDLLDCLNMDIKAQGYQVCYSHNSPLPAKVSDYFYTFSFSWW